TGAGCGCCTGATTCCCTCCGTTGTCGGCCTGTCAGATGAAGGCGAATTCATTGTCGGACAGGCAGCGCTCAACCAGTATGTCCTGGCACCAGAACGAACCATTCGCTCGATTAAACGCAAAATGGGCTCGACCGAGAAAGTTCAACTCGGGGACAAATCCTATCTGCCGGAAGAAATTTCAGCTTTTATTTTGACCTATCTCAAGAAAATGGCTGAGGAACTGCTGGGTGAGCCGGTCACGGAAGCGGTGATTACGGTTCCGGCCTACTTTAACGACCTCCAACGCCAGGCCACCAAACGCGCTGGCGAACTGGCCGGCCTCAATGTCATTCGCATTATTAACGAACCGACGGCAGCGGCGCTGGCCTACGGCATTGACCGTCAGGAAGACCAGTACCTGCTGGTCTATGATTTGGGCGGCGGTACGTTTGACGTGTCAGTGATTGAACAACAGGGCGAAATCCTCGAAGTCCGCGCCAGCAATGGAAACGTCAATCTCGGCGGTGATGACTTTGACGAAAAACTGCTCGAACACCTGCTGCTGCACCTCTCCACTTCTCACCGCTATGACTTCAAAGCGGATCGGCGGGCCATGGCGCGCCTGAGTCGGGCTGCCGAGCGGGCCAAAGTGGTCCTGTCCGATGCCCCCTATGCCCAGGCAGTCGAAGAGTTTCTGGCCCGGTATGACGGCAACATTGCCCACCTCAACGTTGAAGTCAATCGCGATGAATTTGAAGAACTCATTGCGGAACAACTTGATTCGACCTGCGATCTGATTGACAAAGCGCTGACCGATGCCGAACTCAAAGCTGAGCAGCTCAAGCGAGTGTTGCTGGTGGGCGGTTCATCGCGAATTCCGATGGTGCGTGAACTGTTGGAAGAACATCTGGGCCTGGAACCCTCAATGGAAGTCAATCCGGACG
The sequence above is a segment of the Acidobacteriota bacterium genome. Coding sequences within it:
- a CDS encoding Hsp70 family protein produces the protein MSKTVGIDLGTTNSLVAILENGIPRILERNGERLIPSVVGLSDEGEFIVGQAALNQYVLAPERTIRSIKRKMGSTEKVQLGDKSYLPEEISAFILTYLKKMAEELLGEPVTEAVITVPAYFNDLQRQATKRAGELAGLNVIRIINEPTAAALAYGIDRQEDQYLLVYDLGGGTFDVSVIEQQGEILEVRASNGNVNLGGDDFDEKLLEHLLLHLSTSHRYDFKADRRAMARLSRAAERAKVVLSDAPYAQAVEEFLARYDGNIAHLNVEVNRDEFEELIAEQLDSTCDLIDKALTDAELKAEQLKRVLLVGGSSRIPMVRELLEEHLGLEPSMEVNPDEAVALGAAVQAGIIKGDSIAAMLIDVAPHSLGIEVAELFMTNMVPGRFAPLIHRNTTIPTTKSERFFTITPTQDTVEVKVFQGEKMICAENTSLGSFQFTDIPPSEDPERPREIIVQFSYNLDGILEVSAFDRHGKRKESLVLNTLATQRAASEPEQTAHFEPELERTIKDAIGDATRMETQLEADGKKKAAEKIRTVRHRLEKAHAEGKEPQARKALEKLEDMLYEYE